In Sinorhizobium numidicum, the following proteins share a genomic window:
- a CDS encoding dihydrodipicolinate synthase family protein, whose protein sequence is MNTSPAVTGVYCAVATPLRENGDPDLSLFSVHCKRLLDEGCHGLALLGTTGEANSFSEGERRLIVESALAAGIAPDRLMPGTGVAAIPDTVALTKHALSLGVSRVVMLPPFYYKGVSDEGLYAAYSQIIEKIKDNRLKIILYHIPQVSGIPLSIPLIKRLAAAFPDTVVGIKDSAGDFNNMQAIIAELPNFSVLAGADPLLLPLLQAGGAGCITATSNLIADSLRFIFDHVSDAEKSAEIEAAQARINAFRTLSSSYVQIPTVKAMIGLKTGEGAWIRTRAPLIALTEAEQADLATKFAALA, encoded by the coding sequence ATGAACACCAGTCCCGCAGTAACCGGCGTCTATTGTGCCGTCGCGACACCGTTGCGAGAGAACGGCGATCCGGACCTCTCGCTTTTCTCGGTTCATTGCAAGCGGTTGCTCGACGAGGGATGTCATGGGCTGGCACTGCTTGGCACGACGGGCGAGGCGAATTCTTTTTCGGAAGGTGAGCGTCGGCTGATCGTGGAGAGCGCCCTTGCGGCGGGAATTGCGCCGGATCGGCTGATGCCCGGAACGGGTGTCGCCGCGATACCGGACACTGTGGCGCTGACGAAGCATGCGCTCTCACTTGGCGTGAGCAGGGTCGTCATGCTGCCGCCCTTCTACTATAAGGGTGTCAGCGATGAGGGCCTTTACGCTGCCTACTCGCAAATAATTGAAAAGATAAAGGATAATCGTCTGAAGATCATCCTGTACCACATTCCGCAGGTTTCGGGCATACCGCTGTCGATACCGCTGATCAAGCGGCTTGCGGCAGCCTTTCCAGATACGGTCGTCGGCATAAAGGATTCCGCAGGCGACTTTAACAATATGCAGGCGATCATCGCCGAACTGCCGAATTTCTCTGTACTCGCCGGGGCGGACCCCTTGCTTCTACCGCTGTTGCAGGCAGGCGGTGCGGGGTGCATCACGGCGACCTCCAATCTCATTGCCGATTCCTTAAGATTCATCTTCGACCACGTATCGGATGCCGAAAAATCAGCCGAGATCGAAGCAGCGCAAGCGCGCATAAACGCGTTTCGAACGCTCTCAAGTTCCTACGTGCAGATCCCCACGGTCAAAGCGATGATCGGGCTCAAAACAGGCGAGGGCGCCTGGATAAGGACACGGGCGCCCCTCATTGCGCTGACAGAGGCCGAACAGGCGGATCTCGCAACCAAATTTGCTGCTTTGGCGTAA
- a CDS encoding iron-containing alcohol dehydrogenase: MSKLETPISMVRPGQIEFGMGVAKRLGTWAEGKDVRRVLVISDAFNAERIDVLGLNGEVVVFGDVKGEPDTADLDRVLHAANGANADLIVGFGGGSAMDLAKFAAVLASSSQRLPDVVGAGKVAEPRTVALAQVPTTSGTGSEAGIRALVTDPQTKAKLAVESIHMLADIAVIDPSLTFSVPPKVTAATGIDAMAHCVEAFTNRKSHPAIDIYALEGVRLVGRYLARAVRDGQDVEARAGLSLASLYGGYCLGPVNTAGGHALAYPLGTRWHVAHGAANALIFPHVLAFNTPAVLEKTKAILEALGLAPSDDIGSVFEAAHEFCASLGIEMQLSELGVAADDLGTMADDAFAIRRLLDNNPRELSRADILSIYEAAY, translated from the coding sequence ATGAGCAAGCTGGAGACGCCGATTTCCATGGTGAGGCCGGGCCAGATTGAATTCGGCATGGGCGTGGCGAAGCGGCTTGGAACTTGGGCCGAAGGCAAGGACGTCCGTCGCGTCCTCGTTATTTCGGACGCCTTCAACGCAGAACGTATTGACGTCCTTGGGCTTAACGGCGAGGTCGTGGTGTTTGGTGACGTCAAAGGCGAACCGGATACGGCCGATCTTGATCGCGTCCTCCACGCTGCAAACGGTGCCAACGCCGACCTGATCGTCGGCTTCGGCGGCGGTAGTGCCATGGATCTTGCCAAGTTCGCGGCGGTTCTTGCCAGCTCGTCGCAGCGGCTGCCGGATGTCGTCGGCGCCGGAAAGGTCGCCGAGCCGCGCACCGTGGCGCTTGCGCAAGTCCCGACGACCTCGGGCACAGGGAGTGAGGCCGGTATCCGCGCCTTGGTGACCGATCCGCAGACCAAGGCGAAGCTCGCTGTCGAGAGCATTCATATGCTTGCCGATATCGCCGTGATTGATCCGTCGCTGACATTCTCGGTACCGCCGAAGGTAACGGCTGCAACGGGAATAGATGCAATGGCCCATTGCGTCGAGGCCTTCACCAATCGCAAGTCCCACCCCGCGATTGACATCTACGCGCTCGAAGGCGTTCGTCTGGTCGGGCGGTATCTCGCGCGCGCCGTGCGTGACGGACAAGACGTGGAAGCGCGCGCCGGCCTTTCTTTGGCGTCGCTTTACGGCGGCTATTGTCTCGGACCAGTGAACACGGCGGGAGGCCATGCCCTTGCCTATCCACTCGGTACACGCTGGCACGTCGCGCATGGTGCCGCCAACGCGCTGATCTTTCCGCATGTTCTTGCCTTCAATACGCCGGCTGTCCTTGAAAAGACGAAGGCGATCCTCGAGGCACTGGGACTTGCGCCGTCAGACGATATCGGTTCGGTCTTCGAAGCAGCGCACGAATTCTGCGCCTCACTCGGCATAGAGATGCAACTGTCTGAACTGGGTGTCGCGGCCGATGACCTCGGCAC